A window from Malassezia japonica chromosome 1, complete sequence encodes these proteins:
- the PDB1 gene encoding pyruvate dehydrogenase (acetyl-transferring) (EggNog:ENOG503NU6T; COG:C) produces MVVSEMLGSASRRACAVRSGVLRTCVRPAPVRAVQPLLRRSLATESEGQEMTVRDALNSAMEEEMQRDQRVFLLGEEVARYNGAYKVTKGLLDKFGEDRVIDTPITEAGFTGLAVGASFAGLRPICEFMTFNFAMQAIDQIVNSAGKSHYMSAGGITGSIVFRGPNGAAAGVAAQHSQDYTSWYGQLPGIKVISPFNAEDCRGLLKAAIRDPNPVVFLENEILYGESFPVSQEVLSDDFVLPIGKAKVEREGKDVSIVAHSIGVQHGLNAAKQLEEEGISAEVINLRTIRPLDIETVIKSVKKTNRLVTVEGGFPAFGLGSEICAQIMESDAFDYLDAPVERVTGADIPTPYATNLEALSFPNPEIITKVAKRALYRS; encoded by the coding sequence ATGGTCGTTTCGGAAATGCTTGGTAGTGCCTCTCGTCGCGCAtgtgcggtgcgcagcggcgtgctgcgtaCATGCGTGCGCCCCGCGCCGGTTCGTGCGGTGCAGCCGTTGCtccgccgctcgctcgcTACCGAGAGCGAGGGCCAAGAGATGACggtgcgcgatgcgctcaaCTCGGCGATGGAGGAGGAGATGCAGCGTGACCAGCGCGTGTTCTTGCTTGGAGAGGAGGTTGCTCGCTACAACGGTGCATACAAGGTGACCAAGGGTCTCCTCGACAAGTTTGGCGAGGACCGTGTGATTGACACGCCGATTACCGAGGCGGGCTTCACCGGTCTCGCGGTCGGTGCTTCCTTTGCGGGCCTGCGCCCGATCTGCGAATTCATGACGTTCAACTTTGCGATGCAGGCCATTGACCAGATCGTCAACTCCGCAGGAAAGTCGCACTACATGTCGGCCGGCGGCATCACGGGCTCGATCGTGTTCCGTGGCCCGAacggtgcggcggccggtgtcgctgcgcagcactCGCAGGACTACACGTCGTGGTACGGCCAACTGCCTGGTATCAAGGTCATCTCCCCGTTCAACGCCGAGGACTGCCGCGGTCTCCTCAAGGCCGCCATCCGCGACCCGAACCCCGTGGTGTTCCTCGAGAATGAGATTCTCTACGGCGAGTCGTTCCCTGTCTCGCAAGAGGTGCTCTCGGACGACTTTGTGCTGCCCATCGGCAaggccaaggtcgagcgcgagggcAAGGACGTGTCGATTGTGGCGCACAGCAtcggcgtgcagcacggcctgaacgccgccaagcagctcgaggaggagggcATCTCGGCAGAGGTGATCAACCTGCGCACCATCCGCCCGCTCGACATCGAGACGGTGATCAAGAGCGTGAAGAAGACCAACCGCCTGGTCACCGTTGAGGGCGGCTTCCCGGCGTTTGGCCTGGGCAGCGAGATCTGCGCCCAGATCATGGAGTCGGATGCGTTTGActacctcgacgcgccggtcgagcgcgtgacGGGCGCGGATATCCCGACGCCGTACGCGACgaacctcgaggcgctttCGTTCCCCAACCCAGAGATCATTACCAAGGTGGCGAAGCGTGCGCTGTACCGCTCGTAA
- the CKB2 gene encoding casein kinase 2 regulatory subunit (EggNog:ENOG503NWRA; COG:D; COG:K; COG:T) codes for MMEELSSGSSDYAASTWIAWFLSTKGNEYFCELDEDYILDRFNLTGLNTEVQHYMHALDLITDALDEQLDDDQREQIETQARILYGLIHARYIITTRGLAKMLEKYKHADFGRCPRVLCYQQPLLPVGLSDLPFRSPVKLYCPRCEDLYSPKSSRHGSIDGAFFGTSFPHMLFMVYPHMVPVKTATGGPHPTAKQSYGGISADVLHQRALALEQNNSLTHSQMDEVSSETASNPPSEARVGHASNADSGTSSPLPNKPAVPDVERVVPRIFGFPVHETSRLMAWQEKKQQQQVGRIARFRQKTEGGKTSL; via the exons ATGA TGGAAGAACTTTCGTCGGGGTCGTCCGACTATGCGGCGAGCACATGGATTGCGTGGTTCCTCTCCACAAAAGGCAACGAATACTTTTGCGAGTTGGACGAGGACTACATTCTGGACCGCTTCAACCTGACGGGTCTCAATACCGAGGTGCAGCACTACATGCATGCGCTGGACCTGATTACCGATGCGCTGG ATGAGCAACTGGACGacgaccagcgcgagcagatcgagacgcaggcgcgcatCCTGTACGGCCTGATCCATGCGCGCTACATTATCACGACGCGGGGCCTCGCCAAGATGCTGGAAAAGTACAAGCACGCCGACTTTGGGCGCTGTCCCCGCGTGCTGTGCTACCAGCAGCCGCTCCTCCCGGTGGGCCTGTCCGATCTACCCTTTCGCAGCCCGGTGAAGCTGTACTGCCCCCGGTGCGAAGATTTATACAGCCCCAAGAGCTCGCGGCACGGCTcgatcgacggcgcgtTTTTCGGCACCTCGTTCCCTCATATGCTCTTCATGGTATACCCCCACATGGTGCCGGTCAAGACGGCGACGGGCGGCCCCCATCCGACCGCGAAGCAGTCCTATGGCGGAATTTccgccgacgtgctgcaccagcgtgcgctcgcgctcgagcaaAACAACTCGCTCACCCACTCACAGATGGACGAGGTGAGCAGCGAGACCGCGTCGAacccgccgagcgaggcgcgcgtcggccacgCGTCCAACGCCGACTCGggcacctcgtcgccgctgccgaaCAAGCCCGCAGTGCCCGACGTGGAacgcgtcgtgccgcgcatCTTTGGTTTCCCGGTGCACGAAACGAGCCGTCTGATGGCCTGGCAGGAGAagaagcagcagcagcaggtggggcgcatcgcgcggtTCCGGCAAAAAACCGAAGGGGGCAAGACGAGTCTCTAG
- a CDS encoding uncharacterized protein (EggNog:ENOG503NUKE; TransMembrane:1 (o1070-1089i); COG:U) translates to MAAPPPPGAAAPGDRLQPPPQHRSTASSHIPIPASVLTPPPAPPRPVRTQSDSGARPDEAPPLPPKTSVGHTRDLSLNDPFITTPSPPAAMPRSAPHAPADGTWARPTDSVVPTPPTLAPPARPLDMNALSASLPGERAGVARLEPQYASVGNTPTEWTEPMRVEWSRGSSGEQSNDTWYAERTPESRDVPEAPAPIEPLPEPVVTEPPPRHPAAYAHEPSERRRPMIEIPSVQPVRQPAVSTPATERPRTDAQNDTPRTAKAPVERPRLTPHDMPPPAYDYARMGVATTNAEAPRAMPTPVREVPKQLLSPGAEGPHSIPMPPREVFGQSMPTPAREVPQRVLSPTSEAPRSIPMPPREVFGQSMPTPAREVPQRVLSPTSEAPRSIPMPPREALGQSMPTPAREVPQRVLSPTSEAPRSIPMPPREVFGQNMLTPAREVPHGLPTPTRDMPQHALSPAADAPRETVRPSPDVPHAALPDAAPVQPTPVSAAPSPVSSTGLYADQVNAQSSRTIDTTDTPTQYMSSDDDDEADGEAALATAPDASDEAKSTSDEMLDISHMNRLPPSLDPPRSVPFKSQIGPSDLFRGTLVAAVHDKVRVAVLGEGPSGFADKLLPQAAEHYIALGSPASLSPNSRELRITALSFCPPIGIAPAPDEPLEPMSEGRFVWYGTQNGNLGELDILTGQLTALRTTTHKDRILLVRRVGAAMLVLDESGKISAWVPRHGKVLSLAHTNPHSQRITLPKHAYTTVLGDQLWVCSVALVPRANPMQPAQKVQQVRMYNPLADDRPFNALSRPMTLPLTKENGMGGVTSAAYVPQCPNQVFLGHESGHISVWSTKDFACTDVHRVGDQPLVAMTGLYSMLWTATRSGQITLYKVDSPLWRAAKSWQAHREAVTALLFDPYGLDPLRGELFVCSIGNDHFAYFWDGFLSDDWLDQELGKCAPSFSSSRSVRVLEMTYNIGAAAPSDLFGVVDNMELFQRVLRNSCSFSAPSEPVNEYCDEYNSPDVIVIGFQELIDLEDKRLTAKRLLLGNKRREGKEFDTNISSQHKAWHDQLINFVRLALPPEAPYAVLLSESMVGLFSMVFVKASIMSRTRNATTYKVKTGLGGHYGNKGAIVTRFVIDDTSLCFINCHLAAGQRNVRQRNSDVTDIMQSISPTSTQKTRDVAYVGGGDGTMILDHEICFIAGDLNYRVDMRREVVLNIILQQRYDELTAADQLLTELRHNVAFRLRGFQEAPIHFPPTYKLNRLTNDWDSSEKARIPAYCDRILWRGFNSDTVQCTSYKRWDATLSDHRPVSATFRVRVKSIDPVRRAQVLEQKTAELAQYKHSVLTEILRFYHGL, encoded by the coding sequence ATGGCCGCGCCCCCcccgccgggcgccgcggcgcctgggGATCGGCtccagccgccgccgcaacACCGGTCCACAGCATCGTCCCATATTCCGATACCTGCCTCGGTgctcacgccgccgcccgcacCGCCCCGGCCGGTTCGCACGCAATCCGActcgggcgcacgcccggacgaggcgccccCACTTCCCCCCAAGACGAGCGTCGGACACACCCGCGACTTGTCGCTGAACGATCCATTCAtcacgacgccgtcgccgccggctgccatgccgcgcagcgccccgCACGCACCCGCTGATGGGACTTGGGCACGGCCCACGGACTCGGTAGTGCCAACCCCAccgacgctcgcgccacCCGCGCGCCCGCTGGATATGAACGCACTctccgcgtcgctgccgggcGAACGCGCTGGggtggcgcgcctcgagccgcAGTACGCTTCCGTCGGCAATACACCGACCGAATGGACGGAGCCGATGCGCGTCGAGTGGTCGCgtggctcgagcggcgagcagAGCAATGATACGTGGTACGCGGAACGCACACCtgagtcgcgcgacgttcCCGAGGCCCCGGCGCCGATCGAGCCCCTTCCCGAGCCGGTCGTCACCGAGCCGCCCCCACGCCATCCTGCCGCGTACGCCCACGAGCCGTcggagcggcgcaggcccaTGATCGAGATCCCGTCCGTGCAGCCTGTGCGCCAGCCGGCGGTTTCGACGCCGGCTACAgagcggccgcgcaccgacgcacAGAACGACACGCCACgcacggccaaggcgccagtcgagcggccgcggctCACACCGCATGACATGCCGCCACCGGCGTATGACTATGCCCGCATGGGCGTCGCGACGACGAACGCCGAGGCTCCGCGTGCAATGCCGACGCCTGTGCGCGAAGTGCCGAAGCAGCTCCTATCGCCCGGCGCGGAAGGGCCGCACTCGATTCCCATGCCTCCTCGCGAGGTATTTGGGCAGAGCATGCCGACTCCCGCTCGTGAAGTCCCGCAGCGGGTgctctcgccgacgtccgAGGCACCCCGCTCGATTCCCATGCCGCCTCGCGAGGTATTTGGGCAGAGCATGCCGACTCCTGCTCGTGAAGTCCCGCAGCGGGTACTCTCGCCGACTTCCGAGGCACCCCGCTCGATTCCCATGCCGCCTCGCGAAGCATTGGGGCAGAGCATGCCGACTCCCGCTCGTGAAGTCCCGCAGCGGGTActctcgccgacgtccgAGGCACCCCGCTCGATTCCCATGCCTCCTCGCGAGGTGTTTGGGCAGAACATGCTGACGCCCGCTCGCGAGGTGCCCCACGGCCTCCCCACGCCCACTCGCGACATGCCGCAGCACGCATTGTCGCCCgcagccgacgcgccgcgcgagacggtgcGCCCATCGCCCGACGTGCcccatgcggcgctgcctgatgcggcgccggtgcagccCACGCCGGTGTCCGCGGCTCCCTCTCCTGTATCCTCGACTGGGCTGTACGCCGACCAGGTGAATGCGCAGTCGTCACGTACGATCGACACGACCGATACCCCCACTCAGTACATGAGCAgcgacgatgacgacgaagcggacggcgaggcggcgctcgctaCTGCGCCCGACGCGTCCGACGAAGCCAAGAGCACTTCGGATGAAATGCTGGACATTTCGCACATGAACCGGCTGCCGCCCAGCCTGGACCCCCCGCGTAGCGTGCCGTTCAAATCGCAGATCGGCCCTTCGGACCTGTTCCGCGggacgctcgtcgctgcggtGCACGACAAGGTGCGTGTCGCAGTGCTTGGCGAGGGCCCGAGCGGTTTTGCCGACAAACTCCTGCCtcaggcggccgagcacTATATCGCACTCGGCAGCCCTGCGAGCCTCTCGCCCAAttcgcgcgagctgcgtaTCACCGCGCTCTCGTTTTGTCCGCCCATCGGCattgcgcctgcgcctgacgagccgctcgagcccATGTCCGAGGGGCGGTTCGTGTGGTACGGCACGCAGAACGGcaacctcggcgagctcgataTCCTCACCGGCCAGCTGAcggccttgcgcacgaccaCACACAAGGACCGCATCCTCCTTGTGCGACgtgtcggcgccgcgatgCTGGTCCTGGACGAGAGTGGCAAGATCTCGGCATGGGTGCCGCGGCACGGCAAGGTGCTTAGCCTCGCGCACACCAATCCCCACAGCCAGCGCATCACACTGCCGAAGCACGCATACACCaccgtgctcggcgaccagcTGTGGGTGTGCTCCGTGGCACTGGTTCCCCGAGCGAATCCGATGCAGCCTGCACAAAAGGTCCAGCAAGTCCGCATGTACAATCCCCTGGCGGACGACCGCCCGTTTAATGCGCTGTCGAGGCCCATGACCCTGCCCCTCACCAAAGAGAACGGCATGGGCGGTGTGACGAGTGCGGCCTATGTGCCGCAGTGCCCTAACCAGGTCTTTTTGGGGCACGAGTCGGGGCACATTTCCGTCTGGTCGACCAAGGACTTTGCGTGCACCGacgtgcaccgcgtcggcgaccagcCGCTGGTCGCGATGACCGGTCTGTATTCGATGCTGTGGACTGCGACGCGTTCTGGCCAGATTACGCTGTACAAGGTCGACTCGCCGctctggcgcgcggccaaGTCGTGGCAAGCgcaccgcgaggcggttacggcgctgctctttgACCCCTACGGCCTGGATCCGCTCCGTGGTGAGCTGTTTGTGTGCAGTATCGGCAACGACCACTTTGCCTATTTCTGGGACGGCTTCCTTTCTGACGACTGGCTCGAccaggagctcggcaagtgcgcgccgagcttttcgtcctcgcgctcggtgcgcgtgctGGAGATGACGTACAATAttggcgccgccgcgccttcCGACTTGTTTGGCGTCGTGGATAATATGGAGCTTTTTCAgcgtgtgctgcgcaaCTCGTGCTCGTTCAGCGCGCCAAGCGAGCCTGTGAACGAGTACTGCGACGAGTACAACTCGCCGGACGTGATTGTCATTGGCTTTCAGGAGCTGATCGATCTCGAAGACAAGCGCCTAACGGccaagcgcctgctcctcggcaacaagcgccgcgaagGAAAAGAGTTTGACACGAACATCTCGAGCCAGCACAAGGCGTGGCACGACCAACTGATCAACtttgtgcgcctcgcgctgccgcccgaAGCGCCCTACGCGGTACTCCTCTCCGAGAGTATGGTCGGTCTCTTTTCGATGGTGTTTGTCAAGGCGAGCATcatgtcgcgcacgcgcaatgCTACGACCTACAAAGTCAAGACGGGCCTCGGTGGCCACTATGGCAACAAAGGCGCCATCGTCACGCGGTTTGTCATCGACGACACGTCGCTGTGCTTTATCAACTGCCACCTGGCTGCCGGCCAGCGCAacgtgcgccagcgcaatTCGGACGTGACGGACATTATGCAGTCGATCTCTCCTACGTCCACGCaaaagacgcgcgacgtggcgtACGTCGGTGGCGGTGACGGCACCATGATCCTCGATCACGAGATCTGCTTCATTGCCGGCGACCTCAACTACCGCGTGGAtatgcgccgcgaggtcgtGCTCAACATTATCCTACAGCAGCGCTACGACGAGCTgacggccgccgaccagcTGCTCACGGAGCTGCGGCACAATGTGGCCTTCCGCCTGCGCGGCTTCCAGGAAGCACCGATCCACTTTCCCCCTACCTACAAGCTCAACCGCCTGACGAACGACTGGGACTCGTCTGAAAAAGCCCGCATCCCTGCGTACTGCGACCGGATCCTCTGGCGTGGATTCAACTCGGACACGGTGCAGTGCACCTCGTACAAGCGCTGGGACGCGACGCTGTCCGACCACCGCCccgtctcggcgacgtTCCGCGTGCGTGTCAAGTCGATCGAccctgtgcgccgcgcacagGTTCTCGAGCAAAAGACGGCCGAGTTGGCGCAGTACAAGCACAGTGTCCTGACCGAGATCCTCCGGTTCTACCACGGCCTCTAG
- the IPP1 gene encoding inorganic diphosphatase (EggNog:ENOG503NUSR; COG:C) codes for MTSVQDIHPRVIGAPNTLDYRVYLESKSTGQPLSPFHDVPLYADEANGILNFIVEIPRWTNAKVEISKEEPLNPFLQDTKKGKLRFVRNSFPHKGYIWNYGAFPQTWEDPSFTHPDTKAAGDNDPLDVVEIGEQVGYTGQIKQVKVLGVMALLDEGETDWKVIVIDVNDPLASKLNDIEDVERHLPGLIRATNEWFRIYKIPDGKPENQFAFSGEAKNRAYAQEVIHECHEAWRRLITGQANAGDVKIENSTVHGSKSLVSPSDAVITSIPAANPQPPAPIDPSIDKWFFISSSN; via the coding sequence ATGACTTCTGTTCAGGACATTCATCCCCGCGTTATTGGCGCGCCCAACACGCTCGACTACCGCGTGTACCTCGAGTCGAAGTCGACTGGCCAGCCCCTGTCGCCCTTCCACGATGTGCCGCTGTACGCCGATGAGGCCAACGGCATCCTGAACTTTATTGTTGAGATCCCCCGCTGGACGAACGCCAAGGTGGAGATCAGCAAGGAGGAGCCTCTGAACCCCTTCCTGCAGGACACCAAGAAGGGCAAGCTGCGCTTTGTGCGTAACTCCTTCCCCCACAAGGGTTACATCTGGAACTACGGTGCCTTCCCCCAGACCTGGGAGGACCCTAGCTTCACTCACCCCGACACCAAGGCCGCCGGTGACAACGACCCTCTGGACGTTGTTGAGATCGGTGAGCAGGTCGGTTACACGGGCCAGATCAAGCAGGTCAAGGTTCTCGGTGTGATGGCCCTGCTTGACGAGGGCGAGACCGACTGGAAGGTCATTGTCATTGACGTCAACGACCCTCTGGCCTCCAAGCTCAACGACATTGAGGACGTGGAGCGCCACCTTCCCGGTCTGATCCGTGCGACGAACGAGTGGTTCCGCATCTACAAGATCCCCGACGGCAAGCCCGAGAACCAGTTCGCCTTCTCGGGCGAGGCCAAGAACCGCGCCTACGCCCAGGAGGTGATCCACGAGTGCCACGAGGCGTGGCGCCGCCTGATCACTGGCCAGGCCAACGCGGGTGACGTCAAGATCGAGAACTCGACCGTGCACGGCAGCAAGAGCCTTGTCTCGCCCAGCGACGCGGTCATCACCTCGATCCCCGCCGCCAACCCGCAGCCCCCTGCCCCGATCGACCCGAGCATCGACAAGTGGTTCTTCATCTCGTCGTCGAACTAA
- the CCP2 gene encoding cytochrome-c peroxidase (EggNog:ENOG503NW5H; COG:E; CAZy:AA2) — protein sequence MSKPGDFDAVRNDVAAILKNKNYDDGSIGPVVVRLAWHASGTYSKEDDTGGSNGAGMRYEEEGGDPANAGLQHARAFLEPIKKKHDWITYADLWTLAGVTAVKAMGGPDIPWKPGRTDFSGTKYLPPRGRLPDGSQAQDHLRHIFYRMGFNDQEIVALSGAHNLGRCHADRSGFDGPWVVNPTRFANTYYKLLLQLKWEPRKWDGPFQYSARAPGMDEDDEPLMMLPTDYALTQDDKFRPWVEKYAADQKLFFEDFSKVFAKLIELGVYRDEDGIARCDKRDAKGSYISAPKKSDSIDSKPNL from the coding sequence ATGTCGAAGCCTGGAGACTTTGATGCCGTCCGCAACGACGTTGCTGCTATCCTTAAGAACAAGAACTACGACGATGGCTCGATCGGCCCCGTCGTAGTCCGTCTCGCCTGGCACGCCAGCGGTACCTACAGCAAGGAGGACGACACCGGTGGCTCGAACGGTGCCGGTATGCGTTACGAGGAGGAGGGTGGCGACCCGGCCAACGCCGGTCTCCAGCACGCCCGTGCTTTCCTTGAGCCCATCAAGAAGAAGCACGACTGGATCACCTACGCTGACCTCTGGACCCTGGCCGGTGTGACCGCCGTCAAGGCCATGGGTGGCCCCGACATTCCCTGGAAGCCCGGCCGCACCGACTTCTCGGGTACCAAGTACCTTCCCCCTCGCGGCCGTCTCCCCGACGGCTCGCAGGCCCAGGACCACCTGCGCCACATCTTCTACCGCATGGGCTTCAACGACCAGGAGATTGTCGCTCTCTCGGGTGCCCACAACCTCGGCCGTTGCCACGCGGACCGCTCGGGCTTCGACGGCCCCTGGGTGGTGAACCCCACTCGCTTTGCCAACACCTACTACAAGCTGCTTCTCCAGCTCAAGTGGGAGCCCCGTAAGTGGGACGGCCCCTTCCAGTACTCGGCCCGCGCTCCGGGtatggacgaggacgacgagcctCTGATGATGCTCCCCACCGACTACGCCCTCACTCAGGACGACAAGTTCCGTCCTTGGGTTGAGAAGTACGCTGCTGACCAGAAGCTCTTCTTCGAGGACTTCAGCAAGGTGTTCGCCAAGCTCATTGAGCTCGGTGTCTACCGTGACGAGGACGGCATCGCGCGCTGCGACAAGCGCGACGCCAAGGGCTCGTACATCTCGGCCCCCAAGAAGAGCGACTCGATCGACAGCAAGCCCAACCTCTAA
- the EFM6 gene encoding Protein-lysine N-methyltransferase efm6 (EggNog:ENOG503P12E; COG:A) translates to MDAAWLFGRADDSPPPSPDLEPNNGLEVIPDQIPSIIGQHAVISYFSDPTKNPQTAIESEEAPAQAPPAAAERTVYPIYLTLDMTSGCGGTIWPAAEVLGSYIASIPTRTGCTLETHPWRGKTIVELGSGTGLIGFLVASIGCGATTWITDQVPMLPLMEENTKLNTTWMIDACHTEELNWGEPLPDSVPAKPDVLLLADCVYREEAFQPLVDTMVDLATPTTEILFSYHKRRKADKRFFVMLKKHFAYTHVEDDDPARRTAYNREGTSLMRMHLRT, encoded by the exons ATGGACGCGGCGTGGTTGTTTGGGCGTGCGGACGACTCCCCGCCGCCGTCCCCGGATCTGGAGCCGAACAATGGCCTGGAGGTGATTCCCGACCAGATCCCATCGATCATCGGGCAGCATGCTGTGATTTCCTACTTTTCTGATCCGACAAAAAACCCCCAAACGGCGATCGAGTCGgaagaggcgccggcgcaggcgccgcccgcggcggccgagcgcaccgtGTACCCCATCTATCTGACGCTGGACATGACGAGCGGGTGTGGTGGCACGATCTggccggccgccgaggtgctcggctcgTACATCGCGTCGATTccgacgcgcaccgggtgcacgctcgagacgcaccCATGGCGCGGCAAGAcgatcgtcgagctcggcagcggcacggGCCTGATTGGATTCCTCGTCGCGAGCATTGGGTGCGGTGCAACGACGTGGATCACCGACCAGGTGCCGATGCTGCCGCTCATGGAGGAGAACACGAAACTGAATACGACGTGGATGATCGATGCGTGCCATACCGAGGAACTCAACTG GGGCGAGCCGCTCCCGGACAGCGTGCCGGCCAAGCCCGACGTcctgctgctcgccgactgCGTCTATCGCGAAGAGGCCTTCCAGCCGCTGGTTGATACTATGGTCGACCTCGCGACGCCCACGACCGAGATCCTCTTTAGCTACcacaagcgccgcaag GCCGACAAGCGCTTCTTTGTCATGCTCAAGAAGCACTTTGCCTATACCCATGTGGAGGACGACGAtccggcgcggcggacggCGTACAATCGGGAGGGGACGTCGCTGATGCGTATGCATCTACGTACATAG